The Terriglobales bacterium genome window below encodes:
- a CDS encoding tetratricopeptide repeat protein gives MLRRAYFWSMGVLVFALALTAYGQQDTATPAPPDAPMPSSNPPPPRSDVDDSQPPDRPLLRKKSTQDTPIQGLAKSPNDSSSRTTMIDISPPVGDVQEHPDSEIPEDLGMNEMHAWNPHRAEKDVEVGDYYFKQKNYRGAESRYRDALSYKPSDAIATFRLAQVMEKTGRPIEAQQYYADYLKIMPHGPYAADSHKALEHLQAQSKDPSKAPH, from the coding sequence ATGTTGCGACGTGCTTATTTCTGGAGTATGGGCGTGCTGGTATTCGCCCTGGCTTTGACCGCTTATGGCCAGCAGGATACCGCCACCCCGGCGCCACCGGATGCGCCTATGCCCTCCAGCAATCCTCCGCCTCCGCGTTCTGATGTAGATGACTCGCAGCCGCCGGACCGTCCGCTGCTGCGGAAAAAATCTACGCAGGATACGCCAATCCAGGGTTTGGCCAAAAGTCCGAACGACAGTTCAAGCCGCACGACGATGATTGATATAAGTCCGCCGGTTGGCGATGTGCAAGAGCATCCCGATAGCGAAATTCCGGAAGATCTTGGCATGAATGAGATGCACGCATGGAATCCACACCGCGCGGAAAAAGATGTTGAAGTCGGCGATTATTATTTCAAACAGAAAAATTACCGCGGGGCAGAATCGCGTTATCGCGATGCGCTCTCCTACAAGCCCAGCGATGCTATTGCCACGTTCCGCCTGGCGCAGGTCATGGAAAAGACCGGCCGGCCGATAGAAGCCCAGCAGTACTATGCGGACTACCTCAAAATCATGCCGCATGGACCTTATGCGGCCGATTCTCATAAGGCACTCGAACA
- a CDS encoding class IV adenylate cyclase, translating to MPAHQNEVEIKFSVDNPGRLSRKLRAAGFRLVTPRTHEMNTLYDLPGELLRQRGELLRIRKYGKDWKLTHKSKGKAGRHKSRREIETSVEDGSKLVAIFAALGLEPKFSYEKFRAEWSDGPGHVVVDETPIGSFAEIEGPPRWIEKTARRLGVEPEKYITDNYATLFQLWKMKTGSRAQNMTFREVGRKHPPRKQ from the coding sequence ATGCCTGCTCACCAAAACGAAGTAGAAATCAAATTTTCCGTAGACAACCCCGGGCGACTCAGCCGCAAACTCCGGGCTGCCGGATTTCGCCTGGTAACGCCTCGCACACACGAGATGAATACGTTGTACGACCTTCCGGGTGAGCTTCTGCGGCAACGCGGCGAATTGCTGCGCATCCGAAAGTATGGCAAGGATTGGAAGCTGACGCACAAGAGCAAAGGAAAAGCCGGGCGGCACAAGTCGCGCCGAGAGATAGAAACCAGCGTCGAGGATGGCTCCAAGTTGGTCGCAATTTTTGCCGCCCTCGGTTTGGAGCCCAAGTTTTCTTACGAGAAATTCCGCGCCGAGTGGAGCGATGGCCCCGGACATGTGGTCGTGGATGAAACCCCAATCGGGAGCTTTGCCGAGATCGAGGGTCCACCGCGCTGGATCGAAAAAACCGCAAGACGGCTTGGCGTCGAACCGGAGAAATACATTACCGACAACTATGCAACTCTATTTCAGTTGTGGAAGATGAAGACCGGCAGCCGCGCGCAGAATATGACGTTTCGTGAGGTTGGAAGGAAGCACCCACCCCGGAAACAGTAA